From Pseudarthrobacter equi, a single genomic window includes:
- a CDS encoding HhH-GPD-type base excision DNA repair protein gives MDGMELHITGDPAADKLLSEDAFALLTGMLLDQQVTMESAFAGPEKIRTRIGSVSPEAIAGHDPQAFVEMFKERPAVHRFPGSMAARVQSLAEAVQNEWNGDATAIWTQGEPSGAEVLKRLKALPGFGDQKAKIFLALLGKQRGLQAPGWREAAGHYGEDGSYLSVADIVDPESLVKVRASKQAAKAAAKAGKER, from the coding sequence ATGGACGGCATGGAGCTGCACATCACGGGGGATCCCGCCGCGGACAAGTTGTTGAGTGAGGACGCCTTCGCCCTGCTGACCGGCATGCTGCTTGACCAGCAGGTGACCATGGAATCGGCGTTCGCGGGGCCGGAAAAGATCAGGACCCGCATCGGGTCCGTCTCTCCCGAAGCCATTGCCGGCCATGATCCGCAGGCCTTCGTGGAGATGTTCAAGGAACGGCCCGCCGTGCACCGGTTCCCCGGTTCCATGGCCGCAAGGGTCCAGTCGCTCGCTGAAGCCGTGCAGAACGAATGGAACGGCGACGCCACCGCCATCTGGACCCAGGGCGAGCCCAGCGGCGCCGAGGTGCTGAAGCGGCTCAAGGCCCTGCCCGGGTTCGGTGACCAGAAAGCCAAAATCTTCCTTGCACTGCTGGGCAAACAGCGCGGACTCCAGGCGCCGGGCTGGCGGGAAGCTGCAGGCCACTACGGTGAAGACGGCTCCTACCTGTCCGTGGCTGACATCGTGGACCCGGAATCCCTGGTCAAGGTACGGGCCAGCAAGCAGGCGGCCAAGGCCGCGGCGAAGGCAGGAAAAGAACGTTAA
- a CDS encoding LacI family DNA-binding transcriptional regulator, with protein MAVTMNDVAKAAGVSLKTVSNVLNNYEFIRPATKQRVEDAIAELGYEANLTARSLRSGKTSMLGLVLSDLSAPYYAELASRLMDAATKHGYRVLVEQSAADSGAELNALQGPFRQLTDGLLFTPLSIGADAIAERAGSKPLVMLGEHIVDPRFDLVTMKNEEAAAALTSHLLAGGRRRIAVIGATAEESTGTAGLRLNGYRAALKKAGIPFDPALIAPGEWRRDAGAAAVAGLLEAGVEFDAVFGLNDVLALGAMHELLIRGVRVPQDVAVAGFDDVDEARFASPSLTTVSPGMDEIAERSMALLLDRIAGRETADAGVHVEAEFQLNIRESAP; from the coding sequence ATGGCAGTAACCATGAACGACGTTGCGAAGGCCGCGGGTGTTTCACTCAAGACCGTCTCCAACGTCCTGAACAACTATGAGTTCATCCGCCCCGCCACCAAGCAGCGGGTGGAAGATGCCATCGCGGAACTGGGCTACGAAGCCAACCTCACCGCCCGCAGCCTGCGGTCCGGCAAGACCTCCATGCTGGGCCTCGTCCTCTCGGACCTTTCGGCGCCCTACTACGCCGAGCTCGCCTCCAGGCTGATGGACGCCGCAACCAAACACGGCTACCGCGTTCTGGTGGAGCAGTCGGCCGCAGACAGCGGTGCCGAGCTGAACGCCCTCCAGGGCCCATTCAGGCAACTCACGGACGGGCTGCTTTTCACACCGCTGTCCATCGGCGCCGACGCCATTGCCGAGCGGGCCGGGTCCAAGCCCCTGGTGATGCTGGGCGAACATATTGTGGACCCGCGGTTCGACCTGGTCACCATGAAGAACGAGGAGGCTGCCGCCGCGCTCACCTCGCACCTGCTGGCGGGAGGCCGCCGTCGTATTGCCGTCATTGGCGCCACAGCCGAGGAGTCCACCGGCACCGCCGGGCTGCGCCTCAACGGCTACCGCGCCGCCTTGAAGAAGGCAGGGATCCCCTTCGACCCGGCGCTGATCGCCCCGGGTGAGTGGCGCCGCGACGCCGGTGCTGCCGCCGTTGCAGGCCTGCTGGAAGCGGGCGTGGAGTTCGACGCCGTCTTCGGCCTGAACGACGTCCTCGCGCTCGGAGCAATGCACGAACTCCTGATCCGCGGTGTTCGGGTGCCCCAGGACGTGGCCGTGGCCGGCTTCGACGACGTGGATGAAGCCCGCTTCGCCTCACCGTCCCTGACCACTGTCTCGCCCGGGATGGACGAGATCGCCGAACGGTCCATGGCGCTGTTGCTGGACCGGATCGCCGGCCGCGAAACCGCCGACGCCGGAGTGCACGTTGAGGCCGAATTCCAGCTGAATATCAGGGAATCTGCGCCCTAG
- a CDS encoding maleylpyruvate isomerase family mycothiol-dependent enzyme, producing MAQSSDGRLWALAHAERAALVEDLASLAPEHWHRQTLCGQWNVEQAVAHLTAAASLNQWQWLRSMFGARFRPEVHNQRRLEENRGSTPAETLDRFCAVVDSSIAPSAHVPAYLGEVVVHAQDIRRPLGIPTSPSIDALTPVAEFYARRNFTVASRTHVAGLQLRADDGPFTAGTGPLVTGSTLALVMTMAGRIPYLDDLQGPGVPTLRSRLGSTGTEPPRHQGDTVP from the coding sequence ATGGCGCAATCTTCGGACGGCCGCCTTTGGGCCCTGGCGCATGCTGAGCGTGCCGCGCTGGTGGAAGATCTGGCAAGCCTTGCCCCGGAGCACTGGCATCGCCAGACTCTCTGTGGCCAGTGGAATGTCGAGCAGGCCGTCGCACACCTTACTGCCGCAGCGAGCTTGAACCAGTGGCAATGGCTGCGGAGCATGTTCGGCGCGCGCTTCCGCCCCGAAGTGCACAACCAGCGCCGGCTGGAGGAGAACCGCGGCAGCACCCCTGCCGAAACCCTGGACCGGTTTTGTGCCGTCGTTGACAGCAGCATTGCGCCGTCCGCTCATGTCCCGGCCTATTTGGGGGAGGTAGTTGTACACGCGCAAGACATCCGCCGCCCGCTGGGGATACCCACGTCGCCGAGCATTGACGCGTTGACACCCGTCGCGGAGTTCTATGCGCGCCGCAACTTCACGGTTGCCAGCCGGACGCACGTTGCCGGACTGCAACTGAGGGCAGATGACGGCCCCTTCACCGCGGGTACGGGACCGCTGGTTACCGGGAGCACCCTTGCTCTGGTGATGACAATGGCCGGACGGATTCCCTACCTCGATGACCTCCAAGGTCCCGGCGTGCCCACCCTGCGATCACGCCTCGGCAGTACCGGCACTGAACCGCCCCGGCACCAGGGCGATACGGTTCCCTAG
- a CDS encoding urease subunit gamma produces the protein MHLMPREQEKLMIVVAADLARRRQSRGLKLNYPEAVAIISYELIEGARDGRSVADLMSYGTTLLTREDVMEGVPEMIHDVQIEATFPDGTKLVTVHDPIR, from the coding sequence ATGCATCTGATGCCACGTGAGCAGGAAAAACTCATGATCGTGGTGGCCGCCGACCTCGCCCGGCGCCGCCAGTCCCGCGGCCTCAAGCTCAACTACCCCGAAGCGGTGGCCATCATCAGCTACGAACTGATCGAAGGCGCCCGCGACGGCCGGAGCGTCGCCGACCTCATGAGCTACGGCACCACGCTGCTCACCCGCGAAGACGTCATGGAAGGCGTCCCCGAGATGATCCACGACGTGCAGATCGAGGCCACGTTTCCCGACGGCACCAAACTGGTCACCGTCCACGATCCCATCCGCTAA
- a CDS encoding urease subunit beta, translating to MIPGEYVLRPEPVTANAGRDAIELPVTNTGDRPVQVGSHFHFAEANAALDFDRAAARGRRLDIPAGTAARFEPGDSRSIRLIELAGAREVFGLSNAVNGKLDGGPRPGGSATERDAK from the coding sequence GTGATCCCAGGAGAATACGTCCTCCGCCCGGAGCCCGTGACGGCGAACGCGGGGCGCGACGCCATCGAGCTGCCCGTGACCAACACCGGCGACCGGCCCGTGCAGGTGGGCTCGCACTTCCACTTCGCCGAAGCCAATGCTGCGCTGGACTTCGACCGGGCAGCAGCCCGCGGCCGGCGCCTGGACATCCCCGCAGGGACGGCCGCCCGGTTTGAACCCGGGGACTCCCGGAGCATCCGGCTCATCGAACTCGCAGGGGCCCGCGAAGTGTTCGGGCTCAGCAACGCCGTCAACGGAAAGCTCGACGGCGGCCCCCGCCCGGGCGGGTCAGCCACCGAAAGGGACGCCAAATGA
- the ureC gene encoding urease subunit alpha produces the protein MSFEIPRRQYADLYGPTTGDKIRLADTELFLEIEKDLTVYGEEVVFGGGKVIRDGMGQNGQATRDGDRPEDDVPDTVITNAVILDYTGIYKADVALRDGHILRIGKAGNPQITDGVDIVIGASTEIIAGERKILTAGGIDTHIHFISPDQVATALTSGVTTMIGGGTGPAEGTKATTVTPGKWHIHRMLQAAEAFPMNIGLFGKGHASAVEPLAEQIRAGAIGLKVHEDWGSTTSSIDMSLTVADEYDVQVAIHTDTLNECGFVEDTIRAINGRVIHTFHTEGAGGGHAPDIIKIAGMPNVLPASTNPTLPYTRNTIEEHLDMLMVCHHLNPDIPEDVAFADSRIRAETIAAEDVLQDMGIFSITSSDSQAMGRVGEVITRTWQVADKMKKQRGILASDGGTDVGADGSASAHGSAGSDNFRLKRYVAKYTVNPALAQGIADTVGSVEEGKFADLVLWDPAFFGVKPELVLKGGQIAYALMGDANASIPTPQPRTMRPMFGAFGKAVQQTSITFLSQAAIDAGVHAELGLEKVIRPVSGIRNLTKADLKYNDATPDIQVDPETYQVTVDGEDVTCEPADVLPMAQRYFLF, from the coding sequence ATGAGCTTCGAGATCCCGCGGCGGCAGTACGCCGACCTGTACGGCCCCACGACGGGCGACAAGATCCGCCTGGCCGACACCGAGCTGTTCCTCGAAATCGAGAAGGACCTCACCGTCTACGGCGAGGAAGTGGTGTTCGGCGGCGGCAAGGTGATCCGCGACGGCATGGGCCAGAACGGCCAGGCCACCCGCGACGGGGACCGCCCGGAAGACGATGTTCCGGACACCGTCATCACCAACGCCGTCATCCTGGACTACACCGGAATCTACAAGGCGGACGTCGCCCTCAGGGACGGCCACATCCTTCGGATCGGCAAGGCCGGCAACCCCCAGATCACCGACGGCGTGGACATCGTTATCGGCGCCAGCACCGAGATCATCGCCGGGGAACGCAAAATCCTCACCGCCGGCGGCATCGACACGCACATCCACTTCATCTCCCCGGACCAGGTGGCCACGGCCCTGACCAGCGGCGTTACCACCATGATCGGCGGCGGCACCGGCCCGGCGGAAGGCACCAAAGCCACCACCGTGACTCCCGGCAAGTGGCACATCCACCGGATGCTGCAGGCCGCCGAGGCGTTCCCCATGAACATCGGCCTGTTCGGCAAAGGCCACGCGTCCGCCGTCGAGCCCCTCGCCGAGCAGATCCGAGCCGGCGCCATCGGCCTGAAAGTGCACGAGGATTGGGGCTCCACCACGTCCTCGATCGACATGTCGCTGACCGTCGCCGATGAATACGACGTCCAGGTGGCCATCCACACCGACACCCTCAACGAGTGCGGCTTCGTGGAAGACACCATCCGCGCCATCAACGGCCGCGTGATCCACACCTTCCACACCGAAGGCGCCGGCGGCGGCCACGCACCGGACATCATCAAGATCGCCGGGATGCCCAACGTCTTGCCCGCCTCCACCAACCCCACGCTGCCGTACACACGCAACACCATCGAAGAGCACCTGGACATGCTGATGGTCTGCCACCACCTCAACCCGGACATTCCCGAGGACGTGGCCTTCGCCGATTCCCGCATCCGCGCCGAGACCATCGCCGCGGAGGACGTCCTGCAGGACATGGGCATCTTCTCCATCACCTCCTCCGACTCCCAGGCCATGGGCCGGGTGGGAGAGGTGATCACCCGCACCTGGCAGGTGGCGGACAAGATGAAGAAGCAGCGCGGAATTTTAGCTTCCGACGGCGGCACGGACGTTGGTGCCGACGGATCGGCTTCCGCGCACGGCAGCGCCGGGAGTGACAACTTCCGCCTCAAGCGCTACGTGGCCAAGTACACGGTCAACCCCGCGCTCGCCCAGGGCATCGCGGACACGGTCGGGTCCGTGGAAGAAGGCAAGTTCGCCGACCTGGTCCTATGGGACCCGGCCTTCTTCGGCGTCAAACCCGAACTCGTCCTCAAAGGCGGGCAGATCGCCTACGCCCTGATGGGCGACGCGAACGCGTCCATCCCCACCCCTCAGCCACGCACCATGCGGCCCATGTTCGGCGCCTTCGGCAAAGCCGTCCAGCAGACCTCCATCACCTTCCTCTCCCAGGCCGCGATCGACGCCGGCGTCCACGCAGAACTCGGCCTCGAAAAGGTCATCCGGCCCGTCTCCGGAATCCGGAACCTCACCAAAGCCGACCTCAAATACAACGACGCGACGCCCGACATCCAAGTGGACCCGGAAACCTACCAAGTCACGGTGGACGGCGAAGACGTCACCTGCGAACCCGCCGACGTCCTACCCATGGCCCAGCGCTACTTCCTCTTCTAA
- the ureE gene encoding urease accessory protein UreE, translating into MIIEKILGNLHDLPETDLAAYTGLHREKVVLPSAQLVKRIQRATTDHGNDIGIRLAPGSGDLRDGDILHVADTNMIVVSVLPTDVLVIAPRTIHEMGVTAHSLGNRHLQAQFFDSSSEYGADVMVCAYDHTVEDYLIHNSVPYARQERVMPVPFRHAEHSH; encoded by the coding sequence GTGATCATCGAGAAAATCCTCGGCAACCTCCACGACCTGCCCGAAACCGACCTCGCCGCCTACACCGGGCTCCACCGCGAGAAAGTGGTGCTGCCCAGCGCCCAACTGGTCAAACGCATCCAACGCGCCACCACGGACCACGGCAACGACATCGGCATCCGGCTCGCCCCAGGATCCGGCGACCTCCGCGACGGCGACATCCTCCACGTCGCCGACACCAACATGATCGTGGTCTCCGTCCTGCCCACCGACGTCCTGGTCATCGCACCCCGCACCATCCACGAAATGGGCGTCACCGCACACTCCCTCGGCAACCGGCACCTCCAGGCACAATTCTTCGACTCATCCTCCGAGTACGGGGCCGACGTCATGGTGTGCGCCTACGACCACACCGTCGAGGACTACCTCATCCACAACTCCGTGCCCTACGCCCGCCAGGAACGCGTCATGCCTGTGCCTTTCCGCCATGCTGAACACTCGCACTAA
- a CDS encoding urease accessory protein UreF produces MSSYQLALQQLVDSALPTGAFAHSLGFETYIDRELLFDEESFGLWLRAFVSRSLAYSDGLAIRFLYEGVDLWELDALLSASLLPREVREASLKMGGRLLEIGAEVFPSAALELYRDLVTSGRAAGHQPLAFAVVARSLGVPLQEALAAYLFATVMSLTQNAVRAIPLGQNAGQRILRKAHDDVAAAIEAIAHLTPDDFGAVSPGLEISQMRHERQRARMFMS; encoded by the coding sequence GTGAGTAGTTATCAGCTTGCTCTACAACAATTGGTTGACTCTGCGCTTCCTACTGGGGCTTTTGCTCACTCACTGGGGTTTGAGACGTACATCGATCGGGAGCTCCTTTTTGATGAGGAGTCGTTCGGGCTCTGGCTTCGTGCGTTTGTCTCGCGGTCGCTTGCTTACTCTGATGGCTTGGCGATCCGCTTCCTTTATGAGGGTGTTGATCTTTGGGAGTTGGATGCTCTTTTGTCTGCTTCTCTGTTGCCTCGGGAGGTTCGGGAGGCCAGTTTGAAGATGGGCGGCCGTCTCTTGGAGATTGGGGCTGAGGTGTTTCCCTCGGCCGCGCTGGAACTGTACCGGGACCTGGTGACCAGCGGCCGGGCCGCCGGGCACCAGCCGCTGGCGTTCGCCGTCGTCGCCCGCTCACTGGGCGTGCCGCTGCAGGAGGCACTCGCCGCCTACCTCTTCGCCACCGTCATGTCCCTCACCCAGAACGCCGTGCGGGCCATCCCGCTCGGCCAGAATGCCGGCCAAAGGATCCTGCGGAAAGCGCACGACGACGTCGCTGCCGCCATCGAGGCGATCGCGCACCTCACGCCGGACGACTTCGGCGCCGTCAGCCCAGGACTGGAAATCTCGCAAATGCGGCACGAACGCCAACGTGCCCGGATGTTCATGAGCTAA
- the ureG gene encoding urease accessory protein UreG, giving the protein MTEPIKIGIGGPVGAGKTQLVERLTRHMSGGISMAAITNDIYTIEDAKILAANGILPEDRIIGVETGGCPHTAIREDTSMNTAAIEELKTRHPDLQVIFVESGGDNLSATFSPELVDFSIYIIDVAQGEKIPRKAGQGMIKSDLFIINKTDLAPHVGADLSVMERDSKEFRGNKPFCFTNLKTDEGLDAVIDWIRHDVLMLDLV; this is encoded by the coding sequence ATGACTGAACCCATCAAAATCGGCATCGGCGGACCCGTCGGCGCCGGCAAAACCCAACTCGTGGAACGGCTCACCCGGCACATGAGCGGCGGCATCTCCATGGCCGCCATCACCAACGACATCTACACCATCGAGGACGCCAAAATCCTCGCCGCCAACGGCATCCTCCCCGAGGACCGGATCATCGGCGTCGAAACCGGCGGCTGCCCCCACACCGCCATCCGCGAAGACACCTCCATGAACACCGCCGCCATCGAAGAACTCAAAACCCGGCACCCCGACCTCCAAGTCATCTTCGTCGAATCCGGTGGCGACAACCTCTCCGCCACCTTCAGCCCCGAACTGGTCGACTTCTCCATCTACATCATCGACGTAGCCCAAGGTGAAAAGATCCCCCGCAAAGCCGGCCAGGGCATGATCAAATCCGACCTCTTCATCATCAACAAAACCGACCTCGCACCCCACGTCGGAGCGGACCTTAGTGTCATGGAGCGAGACTCCAAAGAGTTCCGCGGCAACAAGCCGTTCTGCTTCACCAACCTCAAGACCGACGAAGGGCTCGACGCCGTTATCGACTGGATCCGGCACGACGTCCTGATGCTCGACTTGGTATGA
- a CDS encoding urease accessory protein UreD, giving the protein MGELELVVAERAGRSFAAHQYHRGALRVLRPHYLDDSGQVCYVVVNPGGAYLGADLFLLDVEVGEGADLLLTTQSATKVYRTPGSFAEQRMSVRLGEGARLELMPDQLIAYREASYRQRTSVTLRPSSNLVMAEVVTPGWSPDGAAFRYEEVRLRNEVHIETDEGTQMLALDNLLIRPPLGDVTGLGFMEGFSHLGSLVVVDARVDQALADHLHHLTAGYDARTGVTLTRTVARTTGLVLRSMSNSTGELNRLLAACADLLRERWHGQGPLNLRKH; this is encoded by the coding sequence ATGGGCGAGCTTGAGCTTGTGGTCGCCGAGCGTGCGGGACGATCCTTTGCGGCGCATCAGTACCATCGCGGTGCTCTGCGGGTACTGCGACCGCACTATCTGGATGACTCTGGACAGGTTTGTTATGTCGTTGTGAATCCTGGCGGGGCTTATCTGGGGGCTGACCTTTTTCTGCTGGATGTGGAGGTGGGTGAGGGCGCTGACCTCTTGTTGACCACTCAGTCTGCGACGAAGGTTTATCGGACTCCTGGGTCTTTTGCTGAGCAGCGGATGAGTGTGCGGCTGGGGGAGGGGGCGCGGCTGGAACTCATGCCGGACCAGCTGATCGCCTACCGGGAGGCCAGCTACCGGCAACGGACCTCCGTGACCCTGCGGCCGTCGTCGAACCTTGTCATGGCGGAAGTAGTGACCCCTGGCTGGTCGCCGGACGGCGCCGCTTTCCGGTACGAGGAAGTGCGGCTGCGGAACGAGGTCCACATCGAAACGGATGAGGGCACGCAGATGCTTGCCCTCGACAACCTGCTGATCCGGCCGCCGCTCGGCGACGTCACCGGGCTGGGGTTCATGGAAGGCTTCAGCCACCTCGGCTCACTGGTGGTGGTGGATGCCCGGGTGGACCAAGCGCTCGCAGACCACCTTCACCACCTCACGGCGGGATACGACGCCCGGACCGGAGTCACCCTCACCCGCACTGTCGCCCGAACCACCGGCCTGGTGCTCCGCTCGATGTCCAACAGCACCGGCGAACTGAACCGCCTGCTCGCAGCCTGCGCCGACCTCCTGCGGGAACGCTGGCACGGGCAAGGCCCACTGAACCTGAGGAAGCACTGA
- a CDS encoding HoxN/HupN/NixA family nickel/cobalt transporter, translated as MTALANIATLYRDRETLPFRTRLLATFGAVAALHIAAVVLLIAGSATAGAPLALGLVLTAYVAGVKHSYDWDHIAAIDNSTRKFVAQRKDPVSVGFAFSLGHSSVVVLAGLLVVAGAAVIGQFMEDGTTGNYVLGLIGSGVSGLFLLAMGLFNGQAFLRAAQALRSARSGAAIRDEDLESKGFVARLLSRPLARVQRPRNIYVIGFLFGLGFDTATTIGLLVVTTAASLAGVSPVALMALPLAFTAAMTLCDTVNGVAMMRMYRSAIHSPQRRLGFNAVVTGISALSALFIAAVTLGGFANAAFDLGDPLTTWLGKLNLGEAGLLLVAAFIGVWALTAARNRLQREG; from the coding sequence ATGACGGCCCTGGCAAACATCGCAACCCTGTACCGCGACCGGGAAACCCTGCCGTTCCGGACCCGCCTGCTTGCCACCTTTGGTGCCGTGGCCGCCCTGCATATTGCCGCCGTCGTCCTCCTCATCGCCGGCTCGGCAACAGCCGGCGCGCCCCTTGCCCTCGGCCTGGTCCTGACCGCCTACGTGGCCGGCGTCAAGCACAGCTACGACTGGGACCACATCGCCGCCATCGACAACTCCACCCGCAAATTCGTGGCGCAGCGGAAGGACCCCGTCAGCGTAGGTTTCGCCTTCAGCCTGGGCCACAGTTCCGTGGTGGTCCTGGCCGGGCTGCTGGTGGTTGCGGGCGCCGCGGTGATCGGCCAGTTCATGGAAGACGGAACCACCGGCAACTACGTGCTGGGCCTGATCGGCAGTGGCGTGTCCGGGCTGTTCCTGCTGGCCATGGGGCTGTTCAACGGGCAGGCGTTCCTTCGTGCCGCGCAGGCCCTAAGGAGCGCCCGCAGCGGTGCGGCCATCAGGGACGAAGACCTGGAAAGCAAAGGATTTGTTGCCCGGCTCCTGTCCAGGCCGCTTGCACGGGTGCAGCGGCCACGGAACATCTACGTGATCGGTTTCCTGTTTGGACTCGGGTTCGACACCGCCACCACCATCGGGCTGCTGGTGGTGACCACCGCCGCATCCCTGGCCGGGGTGTCCCCGGTGGCACTCATGGCCCTTCCCCTCGCCTTCACCGCGGCAATGACCCTCTGCGACACGGTCAACGGTGTGGCGATGATGCGCATGTACAGGTCAGCGATCCACAGCCCGCAGCGCAGGCTCGGCTTCAACGCAGTGGTGACCGGCATCTCAGCCCTGTCAGCGCTGTTCATCGCCGCCGTCACGCTCGGCGGATTCGCCAATGCCGCGTTTGACCTTGGCGACCCTCTGACTACCTGGCTGGGGAAACTCAACCTGGGGGAGGCGGGACTCCTGCTCGTGGCCGCCTTCATTGGCGTGTGGGCCCTTACGGCCGCCAGGAACCGGCTGCAGCGCGAGGGCTGA
- a CDS encoding transferase has product MSAKFESVEDDAGKVTRYVRHANGGGFVAPGAVVPESVRVGPMTYVEHGAVIGAGCRIGHGSWIDREAKIGAKTVIGDGVRVGRGTVIGNRANIGSHSRIGSGALIGHGVHLHSDSTVPDGHRQLQKPQALAPAKERPHRKPDRGIAA; this is encoded by the coding sequence ATGAGCGCAAAGTTTGAATCAGTAGAAGACGACGCCGGCAAGGTCACCCGGTATGTCCGGCATGCCAACGGCGGCGGTTTCGTCGCACCGGGCGCCGTGGTGCCTGAGAGCGTCCGGGTCGGCCCGATGACCTACGTGGAGCACGGGGCGGTCATCGGAGCAGGCTGCCGGATCGGCCACGGCAGCTGGATTGACCGGGAAGCGAAGATTGGAGCCAAGACGGTCATCGGCGACGGCGTCCGGGTTGGCCGCGGCACCGTGATCGGCAACCGGGCCAACATCGGCAGCCATTCCCGCATCGGGTCTGGTGCCCTGATCGGTCACGGGGTCCATCTTCATTCGGACAGCACCGTTCCCGATGGCCACCGGCAGCTGCAGAAGCCGCAGGCCCTGGCACCGGCGAAGGAACGCCCGCACCGGAAGCCCGACCGCGGGATAGCTGCCTGA
- a CDS encoding GntR family transcriptional regulator, whose amino-acid sequence MAGLTAPLLGLQKKSLREQALSALRTAITSGELAPGRHLVETELSEMLQISRGTLREALRQLEQEGLLSAGPRGRLSVRHLDHKEIRDIFAVRAALESLAARTLCELVDRQHVTESLHAAIDAMAANAGGTLEERIESDLEFHRTLCRLTGNETLLHSWESLEGSIRMSIMFAGQEKGVSNMSVDRHRDIVDAIDTGDAGLTRKTILEHMDTAAANLVS is encoded by the coding sequence ATGGCCGGACTGACAGCCCCGCTGCTGGGACTGCAAAAGAAAAGCCTGCGCGAGCAGGCCCTCTCGGCGTTGCGGACCGCCATCACCAGCGGCGAGCTGGCACCGGGACGGCACTTGGTGGAAACCGAACTGTCCGAAATGCTGCAGATCAGCCGCGGCACGCTCCGGGAAGCCTTGCGGCAGCTGGAACAGGAGGGCCTCCTCTCCGCCGGACCGCGTGGCCGCCTGTCCGTGCGGCACCTGGACCACAAGGAGATCCGGGACATCTTTGCGGTGCGCGCGGCTCTGGAGTCCCTTGCTGCCCGGACACTCTGCGAATTGGTGGACCGCCAGCACGTCACCGAGTCGTTGCACGCCGCCATCGACGCCATGGCCGCGAATGCCGGGGGCACGCTTGAGGAACGCATCGAGTCGGACCTGGAGTTCCACCGGACCCTCTGCCGGCTGACCGGCAATGAAACGCTCCTGCACTCCTGGGAGTCGCTGGAGGGCTCCATCCGGATGTCCATCATGTTTGCCGGACAGGAAAAAGGCGTCAGCAACATGAGCGTTGACCGCCACCGGGACATCGTGGATGCCATCGATACCGGTGACGCCGGGCTGACGCGGAAGACCATCCTCGAACACATGGACACCGCCGCCGCGAACCTTGTCTCCTAG